Proteins encoded within one genomic window of Gallus gallus isolate bGalGal1 chromosome 1, bGalGal1.mat.broiler.GRCg7b, whole genome shotgun sequence:
- the NAA50 gene encoding N-alpha-acetyltransferase 50 isoform X1: protein MKGRIELGDVTPHNIKQLKRLNQVIFPVSYNDKFYKDVLEVGELAKLAYFNDIAVGAVCCRVDHSQNQKRLYIMTLGCLAPYRRLGIGTKMLNHVLNICEKDGTFDNIYLHVQISNESAIDFYRKFGFEIIETKKNYYKRIEPADAHVLQKNLKAPCLGQNADVQKTDN from the exons CCGGATCGAGCTGGGAGATGTGACACCCCACAACATTAAACAGCTGAAGAGGCTAAACCAAGTCATCTTTCCTGTCAGCTACAACGACAAGTTCTACAAGGACGTACTGGAGGTTGGCGAACTAGCCAAATTAG CCTACTTCAATGATATTGCAGTGGGAGCAGTGTGCTGTAGGGTGGATCACTCCCAGAACCAAAAGAGGCTGTATATCATGACACTTGGATGCCTGGCACCCTACCGACGGCTAGGAATAG GAACTAAAATGCTGAATCATGTCTTAAACATCTGTGAGAAAGATGGCACTTTTGACAACATCTATCT GCACGTCCAGATCAGCAATGAGTCAGCAATTGACTTCTACAGGAAGTTTGGCTTTGAGATCATTGAGACGAAGAAGAACTACTACAAGAGGATAGAGCCTGCAGATGCTCATGTGCTGCAGAAAAACCTCAAAGCCCCTTGTCTTGGCCAGAACGCAGATGTGCAAAAGACCGACAACTGA
- the NAA50 gene encoding N-alpha-acetyltransferase 50 produces the protein MKGSRIELGDVTPHNIKQLKRLNQVIFPVSYNDKFYKDVLEVGELAKLAYFNDIAVGAVCCRVDHSQNQKRLYIMTLGCLAPYRRLGIGTKMLNHVLNICEKDGTFDNIYLHVQISNESAIDFYRKFGFEIIETKKNYYKRIEPADAHVLQKNLKAPCLGQNADVQKTDN, from the exons TAGCCGGATCGAGCTGGGAGATGTGACACCCCACAACATTAAACAGCTGAAGAGGCTAAACCAAGTCATCTTTCCTGTCAGCTACAACGACAAGTTCTACAAGGACGTACTGGAGGTTGGCGAACTAGCCAAATTAG CCTACTTCAATGATATTGCAGTGGGAGCAGTGTGCTGTAGGGTGGATCACTCCCAGAACCAAAAGAGGCTGTATATCATGACACTTGGATGCCTGGCACCCTACCGACGGCTAGGAATAG GAACTAAAATGCTGAATCATGTCTTAAACATCTGTGAGAAAGATGGCACTTTTGACAACATCTATCT GCACGTCCAGATCAGCAATGAGTCAGCAATTGACTTCTACAGGAAGTTTGGCTTTGAGATCATTGAGACGAAGAAGAACTACTACAAGAGGATAGAGCCTGCAGATGCTCATGTGCTGCAGAAAAACCTCAAAGCCCCTTGTCTTGGCCAGAACGCAGATGTGCAAAAGACCGACAACTGA